A DNA window from Hordeum vulgare subsp. vulgare chromosome 1H, MorexV3_pseudomolecules_assembly, whole genome shotgun sequence contains the following coding sequences:
- the LOC123441058 gene encoding late embryogenesis abundant protein B19.1A, producing MASGQQERSQLDRKAREGETVVPGGTGGKSLEAQQNLAEGRSRGGQTRREQMGQEGYSEMGRKGGLSSNDESGGERAAREGIDIDESKFKTKS from the exons ATGGCTTCCGGTCAGCAGGAGAGGTCGCAGCTGGACCGCAAGGCCCGCGAGGGAGAGACCGTCGTCCCCGGCGGCACCGGCGGGAAGAGCCTCGAGGCGCAGCAGAACCTCGCCGAAG GGCGCAGCCGTGGCGGGCAGACACGCAGGGAGCAGATGGGGCAGGAGGGTTACAGCGAGATGGGGCGCAAAGGCGGACTGAGCAGCAATGACGAGTCCGGCGGCGAGCGCGCTGCGAGGGAGGGCATCGACATCGACGAGTCCAAGTTCAAGACTAAGTCCTAG